In Streptomyces violaceusniger Tu 4113, one DNA window encodes the following:
- a CDS encoding TIGR03767 family metallophosphoesterase: MSRIRSAAAAVAHLDRRTFLAATAATGAPAGLGLAFGPGSGSADATQPATARAAGRRVVQAPAAPSTAGTTLETFSAAQGATGYRRLAAGPAWTREVRSEITGAKGGREDRRTALASFVQLTDLHLTDVQHPMRYEFLRSGRAGAWRPHEALTIAGVASLIERINGLRGGPATGAPLSFVMTTGDNTDNNAKIELDWFLAAMNGGRITPNTGDPRHYEGVQNSGLKEFWHPEDALRDADKKLGFPRIDGFLKAALRTVNSPGLRLPWYSTIGNHDDLAGGVYSLGHDFYADFATGKRKLEIIPADDAERLFKGTRVGGDPKGVQMKALLDAHAKDMRTVTPDERRAPFTQAEYLAAHLDPAATGPGPVGHGYTKANLEQGTLYYSFRVSENVIGISLDTTDPGGHYTGSLGTAQLRWLERTLKAHKDDYVIVFSHHYSRSLDNMNHDPGRPGEARHGGDEVVALFQRHPKVLAWINGHSHKNEITPRGTFWEITTASHVDFPQLARVFEVVDNHDGTISLFTTLIESAAPHRTDFSDLSQTGLAALYRELSFNAPGASQKLAGDATDRNTELLLRKP, from the coding sequence ATGTCCCGCATACGGTCCGCCGCAGCAGCCGTCGCCCACCTCGATCGGCGCACCTTCCTCGCCGCAACCGCCGCCACCGGTGCCCCGGCCGGTCTGGGGCTCGCCTTCGGGCCCGGCAGCGGTTCGGCCGACGCCACGCAGCCCGCCACCGCGCGTGCCGCGGGCCGCCGGGTGGTGCAGGCCCCGGCGGCGCCCTCGACGGCCGGTACGACGCTGGAGACGTTCTCCGCCGCGCAGGGCGCCACCGGCTACCGGCGGCTCGCCGCCGGCCCCGCCTGGACCCGTGAGGTCCGCAGCGAGATCACCGGCGCCAAGGGCGGCCGCGAGGACCGGCGCACCGCGCTCGCCTCGTTCGTCCAGCTCACGGATCTGCACCTGACCGACGTCCAGCACCCGATGCGCTACGAGTTCCTGCGCAGCGGGCGGGCCGGGGCGTGGCGGCCGCACGAGGCGCTGACCATCGCCGGGGTCGCCTCGCTCATCGAGCGGATCAACGGGCTGCGCGGCGGACCCGCGACCGGGGCGCCGCTGTCGTTCGTCATGACCACGGGCGACAACACCGACAACAACGCCAAGATCGAACTGGACTGGTTCCTGGCCGCGATGAACGGCGGCCGGATCACCCCCAACACCGGCGATCCGCGCCACTACGAGGGCGTCCAGAACAGCGGGCTCAAGGAGTTCTGGCACCCCGAGGATGCGTTGCGCGACGCCGACAAGAAGCTCGGCTTCCCGCGCATCGACGGCTTCCTCAAGGCCGCGCTGCGCACCGTCAACAGCCCCGGGCTGCGGCTGCCGTGGTACTCCACCATCGGCAACCACGACGATCTGGCGGGCGGTGTCTACTCCCTCGGCCACGACTTCTACGCCGACTTCGCCACCGGGAAGCGCAAGCTGGAGATCATCCCGGCCGATGACGCCGAGCGGCTCTTCAAGGGCACGCGCGTCGGGGGCGACCCCAAGGGCGTCCAGATGAAGGCGCTGCTGGACGCGCACGCCAAGGACATGCGCACGGTCACCCCCGACGAGCGCCGCGCGCCCTTCACCCAGGCCGAGTACCTGGCCGCGCACCTCGACCCGGCCGCCACCGGCCCCGGCCCGGTCGGCCACGGCTACACCAAGGCCAACCTCGAGCAGGGCACCCTCTACTACTCGTTCCGGGTCTCCGAGAACGTGATCGGCATCAGCCTGGACACCACCGACCCGGGCGGCCACTACACCGGGTCGCTCGGCACCGCCCAACTGCGCTGGCTGGAGCGGACCCTGAAGGCCCACAAGGACGACTACGTGATCGTCTTCAGCCACCACTACAGCCGCAGCCTGGACAACATGAACCACGACCCGGGCCGGCCGGGCGAGGCCCGCCACGGCGGGGACGAGGTCGTCGCCCTGTTCCAGCGCCACCCCAAGGTGCTGGCCTGGATCAACGGCCACAGCCACAAGAACGAGATCACCCCGCGCGGCACCTTCTGGGAGATCACCACCGCCTCGCATGTGGACTTCCCCCAGTTGGCCCGGGTGTTCGAGGTCGTGGACAACCACGACGGCACGATCTCCCTGTTCACCACGCTCATCGAGTCGGCCGCGCCGCACCGCACGGACTTCTCGGACCTGTCCCAGACCGGGCTCGCGGCGCTCTACCGCGAGCTGTCCTTCAACGCGCCCGGCGCCAGCCAGAAGCTGGCCGGTGACGCGACGGACCGCAACACCGAGCTGCTGCTGCGCAAGCCCTGA
- a CDS encoding aspartate-semialdehyde dehydrogenase, whose amino-acid sequence MRIGIVGATGQVGGVMRRVLAERDFPAERLRLFASARSAGRTLPWRGTEITVEDAATADYSGLDIVLFSAGGATSRALAEKVAAQGPVVIDNSSAWRMDPQVPLVVAEVNPHAAVDRPKGIIANPNCTTMAAMPVLRPLHAEAVLTALVATTYQAVSGSGLSGVAELDGQIRKTADRAAELTHDGAAVDFPEPEVYARPIAFNVLPLAGKIVDDGRFETDEEQKLRNESRKILEIPELKVSGTCVRVPVFSGHSLQVNARFERPISVERASELLAAAPGVALSEIPTPLQAAGQDPSYVGRIRVDETVEHGLALFLSNDNLRKGAALNAVQIAELVAADLS is encoded by the coding sequence ATGAGGATCGGAATCGTCGGAGCGACCGGCCAGGTCGGCGGAGTGATGCGCAGGGTGCTCGCCGAGCGTGACTTCCCGGCCGAGCGGCTGCGGCTGTTCGCCTCCGCCCGCTCGGCCGGCCGTACGCTCCCGTGGCGCGGTACCGAGATCACCGTCGAGGACGCCGCCACGGCCGACTACTCCGGTCTGGACATCGTCCTGTTCTCCGCGGGCGGCGCCACCTCCAGGGCGCTGGCCGAGAAGGTCGCCGCACAGGGCCCCGTCGTGATCGACAACTCCTCGGCCTGGCGGATGGACCCCCAGGTGCCCCTGGTCGTCGCCGAGGTCAATCCGCACGCCGCGGTGGACCGCCCCAAGGGCATCATCGCCAACCCGAACTGCACCACCATGGCCGCCATGCCCGTGCTGCGCCCGCTGCACGCCGAGGCCGTGCTCACCGCCCTGGTGGCCACCACCTACCAGGCCGTCTCCGGCTCCGGGCTGTCCGGCGTCGCCGAGCTCGACGGCCAGATCCGCAAGACCGCCGACCGTGCGGCCGAGCTCACCCACGACGGCGCGGCGGTGGACTTCCCCGAGCCCGAGGTGTACGCCCGCCCGATCGCGTTCAATGTGCTCCCGCTGGCCGGGAAGATCGTCGACGACGGCCGGTTCGAGACCGACGAGGAGCAGAAGCTCCGTAACGAGAGCCGCAAGATCCTGGAGATCCCGGAGCTGAAGGTGTCCGGCACCTGTGTCCGGGTGCCGGTCTTCAGCGGCCACTCGCTCCAGGTGAACGCCCGCTTCGAGCGTCCGATCAGCGTGGAGCGCGCCTCCGAGCTGCTGGCCGCGGCCCCGGGCGTGGCGCTCTCGGAGATCCCGACCCCGCTCCAGGCCGCGGGCCAGGATCCCAGCTATGTGGGCCGGATCCGGGTGGACGAGACGGTCGAGCACGGTCTCGCGCTGTTCCTCTCCAACGACAACCTGCGCAAGGGCGCCGCGCTGAACGCGGTGCAGATCGCCGAGCTGGTGGCGGCCGACCTGAGCTGA